AGAAGTGCTACTTCGGCTAAGGATATTTCCTCTTTGATCAAAGATTCGGTTTCGCAAATCGAACGCGGTAGCGAAATTGCCGATCAAAGCGGCACGGTGTTATCAAACATCGTAAGTTCCATCAAAAAAGTATCTGATTTAAATAATGAAATCGCTGCTGCAAGTTCCGAACAAACAACCGGCATTCAGCAGATCAGTAAAGCGATGAATCAACTGGATCAGTCGTCACAATCAAATGCCGCATCGTCAGAAGAGATCGCAGCCACAGGGGGCGAAATCAACGGACTGGCACAAACGACTCAAGGCCTGACTGTAGAACTGAACAAACTGGTTTTAGGCATCGACGCCTCGGTCGCTTAAAAAACTATTTCAATTTTTTTAGTTTCATATAATCGAGCAGGAATCTTCCCTGCTCGATTTTTAGTTTCAAAGCCGAAAAGCCGTAAACCACAAGACAAGTAAAGATAGCAAGAGCCAACAAAAACACCTTCGCCCAACTGGAAGTGACCCCGGTCACCCACCCCGCAAAGTAAATCGCTGGCAGCGCCATCAACACACCTGACAGCAAAATCTTAGCAAGCTCCCGCATCATGACCGACCAGCGCGGTGGAATCGCGTAAGTCCCCATCAAGGCAATCACCAAACTCAACTGTAGCAACGAAGCTACCAGGCCCGACATCACCAACCCTTGCAGTCCCAAAACTTCAATCCACAAAGGCGCCATACCGATATGCAAGGTCAGTCCCAGTATAGACGTCATTGCCGGCACCCAGGTATTTTTAGTCGCATAGTATGCCGGAATCAAAACGCGCACGGAAGACACCATCAGCAAACTTCCTGCATAAACTTTTAAGACCCCGGATGTTGCCAGCACATCGGTCACGGTGAAATGCCCGCGATAAAATAGAACCTCGACAATAGGTTCCGCCAGAAAGAACAAACCCACGGCGGCCGGCCACGCTAAAAACAAATTCATTAAGAAATGATCTTGCAGCACGCTTTGAAATTGAGACGTTTCTTTTTTTTGAGCCAGTTCGCTTAGTGTTGGCAGCAAAGCCGCCCCGATACTGACTGCGACCAGCGACAAAGGCAGCTCCAGCAGACGATCCGCCCAATACACGTAGGACAACGCCCCTTCACCCAATCCGCTGGCGAAGTGCAAGTTCACAAGAGTTGCCAACTGTAAAAGACCGGCGCCCAAAAGTCCTGGCACCATGTTCTTGAGTACTCTGCGAACATCGGCACTCCATAAATGCAAAGTGAAGCGCGGTAAAAAGTCTTTTTCCCGTAACACCCACCACAGCAATGCCGCCTGCAGGACTCCCCCAACCAAAACACCCCAGGCAAGACCATCCCCAACCTGGGGAAACCAAGCGGACGGCATGAAGGTAAATACCAGCATCGAGATATTCAGCAAGGCCGGAGCCACCGCAGGCAAACCGAAACTTCCGAGGGCGTTTAAAACCGCCATAAAATAGGCATAGGAACAAACGAAGAACACAAATCCAAACATGATCTGCGCCATACGAACGGTCATGTTCCATTTTTCAATATTCAAAAGATAGCTGTCGTCCAGAAGGAGCTTCAGAAGGGGCTCCATGCTGCCAAGCCCCCACAGTGTAAACACTCCGAGAACGATCAATAACAACGTATAAATGGCATTTAAAAGATTCCGGCCCCGCACCCCGCTTAAATCCTGAGCCTGAGCATCGATAAAAACCGGAATGAAACTCACAGAAAGGGCGCCTTCACCAAAAAGACGCCGGAAAAGATTGGGTAAACGGAAAGCCGCCGACCAAGCATCGGTGACCGCTCGATCAAAGAGCGCCGCCAGGGCCATATCGCGGAATAGGCCTAAAACGCGGCTCGTTAGGGTCCCGCCAGCCATGAAAAAGGCTCTTTTGAAGACCTTTTTGCGTTCTTCTTTTAATCCGCTTGCCTCCACAGACACCCTATGTTAATCCCTTTGGTTCGTTTATAAGATTAAGTGGAGGCTATACCTTGGCAAATCATAAGTCAGCAGCAAAAAGAGCTCGTCAATCTATCCGTAAAACAGCAGTAAACAATGCTCGTAAAAGCACTGTAAAAACAGCTGAAAAAAAACTTGTTAAAGCTATCGAAGCTAAAGACGTTAAAGCTCTTCCTGAGTTGTTGAAGAACTTCACAGCTCAAGTAATGAAAGCTGCTAAAACTGGCGTTATCAAAAAAGAAACGGCTTCTCGTAAAATCAGCCGTCTTGCTACTCGCGCTTCTGCAAAGTAATTCGCGTAGTTAAATGCTAACGAAAAATAGGGTGACCACCGGTCGCCCTATTTTTGTTTGTGCTTACGCTGCCGATGTTTGATTTCTTGCCGAGACAAAGGCACGAATCTGCCTTTTGGTGGCGAAGTTGATATTACTGAAGCTAAGACCATGGGTGACCCTAGAGTCACCCTGTTTTTTTTGAGTGGAGCGAACCACGCCACGCAGGAACACGAAGTCCCCTTGCGGGATCTGGAAGCTGACAACGACCTCGTCGCCGTCACTCAGCAGATAGTCTGAAATGATCGACATACCACCCTCACCGACCTCACCAGAATCCACCACAAAGTAAGTGCCATCACACAGGACACCCACCTTGCGCTTCATCGCACGGCGCGGATACTGACGACGGAAGGGCTGTCCCTTGTCATCCACGGCTGGAATGTTCATCTTCTGAAAATCACTGCTCATAGAGAACTTATCGGATTTTTGACGGTGTTTATGCAGTCTAGAAGGAGCGTCTCAATTCGAGACACAGGAACCTAGCTGCTAGGCTGTGCAGGTTTTAAGAACCATGTTTTCAAGCCAGATATGGCTCGATAGAGGCGATGATTTCAGTGCCTTGTCGGTCTCAGAAAGGACGACCATGGTTTGCTCTAGTTTTTTAGCCGTCCACAGACGCGCTTGTTCGACGTAGTTTTCAAGGAAATACGGAGGCACCTGGGCATAATGCGCAAGCTTGGCTCCGTGAAGCCCCTCTTCCATCCCTTTTTTTACCGCCAGCAAAATACGGATATGGCGAGCCACCAAAGAGATGATCCCGATTTCGTTTTGCCCCTGATCCAAAAGATGAACCAGATATTCCAAAGCTTTCACACGGTCATTCAAACCGACGGCTTTGGTGAAATCAAAAACACTTTCTTCCTTGGAGCGGGAAACGACCTGAGCCACATCAGAAACTTCAATACGACGGGCCCCCTCAACGAACTCCCCGAGTTTTTTTAGCTCGGCTTCGATCTCGGTCAGATGATGCCCCACAAGTTTATGCAACAAGTGAATCGCATCGTTGGAAATTTTCAAACCAAGGGATTCAGCGATGTAATTGATCCAGGAAGGAACCTGATTTTCGTAAGGTTTTTTGAACTCCACGCAATCGGCTTTATCCAGCAACTGACGGATTTGTTTTTTACGCTTATCCACGCGCGAAGCCAGGATCACGAAACAAGTGCTGTCCACCGGCTCCTCAATCAAGGGTTCCAACTGAGCCCATTCCTTATCAGACAATTCCTGAGCTTCTTTAAGGATCACCAATCGACGAGGTGCCATCATCGGCAAGGTTTCAACCGCATCGCGCACTTGAACGATGTCAGCGTCGCTGGCGTAGAACAAACTGTAATTGAAATCAATCGCGCCTTCGGTCAGGACTGCGTATTTGAAACGCTCCACACTTTGATTCAACAAATAAGGCTCTTCCCCGAAAAGGAAGTACATCGGAGAAAGGTTGCCCTTTTCCAAATCCTTATAAAATTTCTGTGAATCAATTAATGCCATCGTTCAATCTTAAAAATTTTCAGTAATACGATCGTGTGCCTCAAGCATTAAATCGTTCGCCATGAGGTCAATGTTTTGCCGTCTAGCGGAGAGATTGTAAAGAGGATCCACCGTGTTTACGCCAGCAAGCGTTACCTGAGGTGCTGCATATGTACGCTCCCCGGCAAAGCTTCCCGCCCACAATTCAGTTCCATCAGCTTGTCTTACGACTTTGACAGTTACTGTCAGAAGAATACGATACTCTGACGCGATGACGGAGCCATCGGGCAAATAAGATGATGTCTCTCCAGAAACACGTTTTGCCCCCGGCAAATATTGAACATCATCAATCTGTCCGATCACAGCGACTTCGGAAAGGGAGTTGTCAACGACACGGGCCACACGAGAGCGCTGAAATTCGTGGATCAAACCATTGGTAAAAGCCACTTCAATGCCCGGCTCTTGCGTTTTATTTTTAAAAACCGGCACGGAAATCTGTTTGTAACCGCCGGGAATTGTACGGCTGGCAACGCCCAATTGGTAAGCACAGCCTGTCACAAACTGCATGCACATAAGAGAGAGAATCAGAATGCCACGAGAGCCTTTAAGTATTGCGTCCACGGACCCAGTTGAGTATAAATTTAGATAGAGATCAAGGAAGAAAAATGACTTCATTCAATGACGAATACAGCTTGCTCGCTCCTGGCCCCGTAAATCTTCATCCTGAGGTGCGTAAAGCCTTGGCTTTGCCGATGATTCATCATCGCACACCTGAATTTGACGTAATTTTGAAACGGGTCCTTGCCGGTATTCGCCAGATTTTTCAAACCAAAGAAGATGTTTACTTATTAAGCTGCACGGGTTCCGGCGGCATGGAAGCCCTGCTGGTGAATGTGATCTCTCCGGGCGACAAGGTATTGGCGATCGTCTCTGGAAAATTCGGTGAACGCTGGGCCGAGATGGCTAAAACTTTTGGCGCCGATGTTTCCGTCATCAATGTTCCCTGGGGCGAAGCGGTTCATCCTGCTGACGTTGCAGAACATTTAAAACGCATGCCTGATACTCGCGCGGTTTTATGCCAGGCCTGTGAAACCAGCACGGCTGTGGCTCATCCAATTAAAGAACTCGCTGATATCATCTCCCACCACCCTGAAACTCTTTTCCTGGTGGATGCCATCACCGCTCTGGGAGCCTATCCCCTGCCGATGGATGAATGGAAGATTGACGGCCTGGTTGCCGGATCACAAAAAGCATTTATGCTGCCGACGGGAATGGCCTTCATTTCCTTCTCCAAAAAAGCACAGGCATGTT
This is a stretch of genomic DNA from Bdellovibrio sp. GT3. It encodes these proteins:
- the murJ gene encoding murein biosynthesis integral membrane protein MurJ, which gives rise to MSVEASGLKEERKKVFKRAFFMAGGTLTSRVLGLFRDMALAALFDRAVTDAWSAAFRLPNLFRRLFGEGALSVSFIPVFIDAQAQDLSGVRGRNLLNAIYTLLLIVLGVFTLWGLGSMEPLLKLLLDDSYLLNIEKWNMTVRMAQIMFGFVFFVCSYAYFMAVLNALGSFGLPAVAPALLNISMLVFTFMPSAWFPQVGDGLAWGVLVGGVLQAALLWWVLREKDFLPRFTLHLWSADVRRVLKNMVPGLLGAGLLQLATLVNLHFASGLGEGALSYVYWADRLLELPLSLVAVSIGAALLPTLSELAQKKETSQFQSVLQDHFLMNLFLAWPAAVGLFFLAEPIVEVLFYRGHFTVTDVLATSGVLKVYAGSLLMVSSVRVLIPAYYATKNTWVPAMTSILGLTLHIGMAPLWIEVLGLQGLVMSGLVASLLQLSLVIALMGTYAIPPRWSVMMRELAKILLSGVLMALPAIYFAGWVTGVTSSWAKVFLLALAIFTCLVVYGFSALKLKIEQGRFLLDYMKLKKLK
- the rpsT gene encoding 30S ribosomal protein S20; the encoded protein is MANHKSAAKRARQSIRKTAVNNARKSTVKTAEKKLVKAIEAKDVKALPELLKNFTAQVMKAAKTGVIKKETASRKISRLATRASAK
- a CDS encoding PilZ domain-containing protein, with translation MSSDFQKMNIPAVDDKGQPFRRQYPRRAMKRKVGVLCDGTYFVVDSGEVGEGGMSIISDYLLSDGDEVVVSFQIPQGDFVFLRGVVRSTQKKQGDSRVTHGLSFSNINFATKRQIRAFVSARNQTSAA
- the holA gene encoding DNA polymerase III subunit delta; this encodes MALIDSQKFYKDLEKGNLSPMYFLFGEEPYLLNQSVERFKYAVLTEGAIDFNYSLFYASDADIVQVRDAVETLPMMAPRRLVILKEAQELSDKEWAQLEPLIEEPVDSTCFVILASRVDKRKKQIRQLLDKADCVEFKKPYENQVPSWINYIAESLGLKISNDAIHLLHKLVGHHLTEIEAELKKLGEFVEGARRIEVSDVAQVVSRSKEESVFDFTKAVGLNDRVKALEYLVHLLDQGQNEIGIISLVARHIRILLAVKKGMEEGLHGAKLAHYAQVPPYFLENYVEQARLWTAKKLEQTMVVLSETDKALKSSPLSSHIWLENMVLKTCTA
- a CDS encoding LptE family protein is translated as MDAILKGSRGILILSLMCMQFVTGCAYQLGVASRTIPGGYKQISVPVFKNKTQEPGIEVAFTNGLIHEFQRSRVARVVDNSLSEVAVIGQIDDVQYLPGAKRVSGETSSYLPDGSVIASEYRILLTVTVKVVRQADGTELWAGSFAGERTYAAPQVTLAGVNTVDPLYNLSARRQNIDLMANDLMLEAHDRITENF
- a CDS encoding pyridoxal-phosphate-dependent aminotransferase family protein; its protein translation is MTSFNDEYSLLAPGPVNLHPEVRKALALPMIHHRTPEFDVILKRVLAGIRQIFQTKEDVYLLSCTGSGGMEALLVNVISPGDKVLAIVSGKFGERWAEMAKTFGADVSVINVPWGEAVHPADVAEHLKRMPDTRAVLCQACETSTAVAHPIKELADIISHHPETLFLVDAITALGAYPLPMDEWKIDGLVAGSQKAFMLPTGMAFISFSKKAQACFDSAKSPRFYFDVRKEKKANASGETFFSSNVTILRALDVVLNLINKQGLESLFHDIHRRAEFTRIFAQQLGFTLYSKAPSDSVTALIVPQTMDGQKIRLELEEKHNITIMGGQDQAKGKIIRVGHMGYIQDIELLKLVDNLGQVLRKFDPGSISLEQISMVVEEGRKWLENNP